In Janthinobacterium sp. 67, a genomic segment contains:
- a CDS encoding superoxide dismutase, whose translation MSSSRRQFMQASAAVGAGIVAAQLPNATAKEGSHTMDQLTDASGKYAVGPLPFSYDALEPVIDAKTVELHYNFHHKPAVAAANKAEEALAKARESGDFSLVKHYEKELAFQLSSHLLHTIYWSNLSGKGGQPAGMLAKAINTEFGSYDKFKAHLIAASTAVEASGWGMLAYHPGTKKLMILQCENHQKLTAWGVQPLLLLDVFEHAYYLKYQNRRAEYLNNLFTIINWDNVAARFDAARA comes from the coding sequence ATGTCATCATCACGCCGCCAATTCATGCAAGCATCCGCCGCCGTAGGCGCCGGAATCGTTGCCGCACAGTTGCCCAACGCAACTGCCAAAGAAGGGAGCCATACCATGGACCAGTTGACCGATGCCAGCGGAAAGTATGCGGTGGGGCCGCTACCGTTTTCCTATGATGCGCTAGAACCGGTGATCGACGCTAAGACCGTCGAACTGCACTACAATTTTCACCACAAGCCGGCGGTTGCGGCGGCCAACAAGGCCGAAGAGGCATTGGCCAAGGCGCGCGAGAGCGGTGATTTCAGCCTGGTAAAACACTATGAGAAGGAACTGGCCTTCCAGTTATCCAGTCATCTGTTGCACACAATCTACTGGTCGAATTTGTCCGGCAAGGGTGGCCAGCCGGCTGGGATGCTGGCCAAGGCGATCAATACCGAATTCGGTTCCTACGACAAGTTCAAGGCGCACCTGATCGCGGCGAGCACGGCGGTAGAGGCATCGGGCTGGGGCATGCTGGCATACCACCCAGGCACAAAAAAGCTGATGATTTTGCAGTGTGAGAACCATCAAAAGCTCACCGCCTGGGGCGTCCAGCCGTTGTTGCTGCTGGATGTGTTCGAACACGCCTACTACCTGAAATATCAGAACCGCCGCGCCGAATATCTGAACAACTTGTTCACAATCATCAATTGGGACAACGTGGCTGCACGTTTCGATGCCGCCCGCGCATGA